In Thermoplasmata archaeon, one DNA window encodes the following:
- a CDS encoding Rab family GTPase: MDTKRMKVKVCLVGEAAVGKTSLIRRFVLDNFDDKYIQTLGTKVSKKELSAANVDPAGDMKIDMTIWDIMGQKGFRELLKEAYFYGAKGILAVCDATRRKTLEDLDDWIEGVYSVTGKIPIEFLANKVDLKDQIQVTEDEMVQAAKAYDSPFHFTSAKTGTSVELAFQSLAERIGKERFTRKLVSDE, encoded by the coding sequence ATGGACACGAAGCGGATGAAGGTCAAGGTCTGCCTGGTCGGGGAAGCTGCGGTGGGGAAGACCTCCCTTATCCGGCGCTTCGTCCTCGACAACTTCGATGACAAGTACATCCAGACCCTCGGGACCAAGGTCTCGAAGAAGGAGCTGTCCGCCGCCAACGTAGACCCAGCCGGCGACATGAAGATCGACATGACCATCTGGGACATCATGGGCCAGAAGGGTTTCCGCGAGCTCCTCAAGGAGGCGTACTTCTACGGAGCCAAAGGGATTCTCGCGGTGTGCGACGCGACCCGCCGCAAGACGCTCGAAGATCTGGACGACTGGATCGAGGGCGTCTACAGCGTCACGGGGAAGATCCCCATCGAGTTCCTCGCGAACAAGGTCGACCTGAAGGACCAAATCCAGGTCACCGAGGACGAGATGGTCCAGGCGGCCAAGGCGTACGACAGCCCGTTCCATTTCACGTCCGCGAAGACGGGTACGAGCGTCGAGCTCGCGTTCCAGTCCCTCGCGGAGCGGATCGGCAAGGAGCGGTTCACCCGGAAGCTGGTCTCGGACGAGTGA